A portion of the Ficedula albicollis isolate OC2 chromosome 4, FicAlb1.5, whole genome shotgun sequence genome contains these proteins:
- the LYAR gene encoding cell growth-regulating nucleolar protein gives MVVFTCNACGEAVKKAQVEKHVNICRNCQCLSCMDCGKDFWGDDYKEHVKCVSEDQKYGGKGFEAKTNKGDAKQQEWIQKIHEVMKKPNISPKVRNILEQIRAFDNIPRKKVKFQNWIKNSLRINDSNLQDQVWDVFSEATRNKISSEKEQDKPQQTEEQQSAETGENTKAEENGITDGKTEKKKNKRERKEERQKSKKKEKKDLKLENQAEVKKGKKSKKGKESVEDEFEINGNGNHIETEEETNVKKRKHKHVKEEPHTKTKRMKTEGVSEDMETENINDNEENVETDKGKFNWKGTIKAVLKQAPDNEISIKKLRKKVIAQYYAVAGEHHKTEEEILVTFNKKVNNNPKFRVLKDKVKLVK, from the exons ATGGTAGTTTTCACATGCAATGCATGTGGAGAAGCTGTGAAGAAAGCACAGGTTGAAAAGCATGTGAACATCTGCAGAAACTGTCAGTGCCTGTCTTGCATGGATTGTGGCAAGGATTTCTG GGGTGACGACTATAAGGAACATGTGAAGTGCGTAAGTGAAGACCAGAAATACGGTGGGAAAGGCTTTGAAGCCAAAACTAACAAAGGAGATGCTAAACAGCAGGAATGGATTCAG AAAATTCATGAAGTAATGAAGAAGCCCAACATAAGCCCTAAAGTGCGGAACATCCTGGAGCAAATACGTGCCTTTGATAACATTCCAAGGAAAAAAGTTAAGTTTCAG AATTGGATCAAGAACAGTTTGAGAATTAATGACAGCAATTTGCAAGATCAGGTGTGGGATGTTTTCTCAGAAGCAACCAGAAAC AAGATTTCAAGTGAAAAAGAACAAGACAAACCACAACagacagaagagcagcagtctgcagaaactggggaaaatacaaaggcagaagaaaatggaattacagatggaaaaactgagaaaaaaaagaataaaagggaACGAAAAGAAGAGAgacaaaagagcaaaaagaaagaaaaaaaagatttgaagTTAGAAAACCAGGCAGAAGTAAAAAAGGGTAAAAAGtccaagaaaggaaaagaaagtgtgGAGGatgaatttgaaataaatggaaatggCAATCACAttgaaacagaagaggaaacaaaTGTAAAGAAACGCAAACATAAACATGTAAAAG AGGAGCCTCATACCAAAACAAAGAGAATGAAAACTGAAGGCGTTTCAGAAGACATGGAGACAGAAAACATTAATgacaatgaagaaaatgtgGAAACAGATAAAG GTAAATTCAACTGGAAGGGAACTATCAAAGCAGTTCTGAAACAGGCTCCAGACAAtgaaatttcaattaaaaaactaagaaaaaag GTGATAGCTCAATATTATGCAGTAGCTGGTGAGCATCACAAAACAGAAGAGGAGATCCTAGTCACATTCAATAAGAAAGTGAATAACAATCCCAAATTTAGAGTTCTAAAGGACAAAGTGAAACTTGTGAAATAA